One segment of Deltaproteobacteria bacterium DNA contains the following:
- a CDS encoding HEAT repeat domain-containing protein gives MARSRQGRRRAAAADGPGPVRGRGSGRPVFELRSVARVRVPGTHGGDVAARVHVRRADRSRHAQAARVVPRRSRRRHRVAGLRDRHRRPVQRAAVARGRRHRQLLARLVAVGARDQASIRRADVFRGRLCVDRAPRARRFARAQRTRLPARNLRAKDRRPGAALLRTRAAARGGAVAAIHPGRLVGVHARPASGVRTGPGAGVGQEADVARRRDLAAILRLATARAGQSEPRRCVPGAVRAGVPVRARPQLRQGVPPAAHRDHAAQARRAPAHRRVHHHTRRMSRRRRPHRRARPARLLVWHHHPAVVRGVAGVSAAARPIPGGRPRGVVVSCGAPRSGAAHRRRRRAPAPTVDDPMARDSFASIETTAAQAEALLAQGRYAEAERYYRDLVAQTHVIDYEYDDWLRRLAEIYALLDRHREAGYIYLYLHYFDMARDAFKGDAGTVARARVLEVEKRWADAAAAYQEARLPVHAAVAYERAKQPRQAAEQWRALADDPRLRDRPYELALVHFNLGMALVRIDAGSAEGRRALIDSQRRLEQVAEDFEQRGERERAFDCYQILLKLGKDSGSFENLAEGYINCIRVLKEDNLKFYVLQYYEDFIRLALQRGELHAAATLYQEAADYAVRAGLPYDRHYLAEAAATWVKCADKSIADDAPVEFTENAFVAAVGCYSAIDDFVAVRDVYERLAELPLPDKKRERYRRIASRYTTARQKRRDAPEFPDYLKQQHAYADIWFVDLLEWELGGDPFQVAASIIGDLRYPDGIRRRALVVVLTLADAALRDETTAPATLAHVAELLGELQSYAALCPLERLYEHEDPAVRRAAVRALRFLFFKRSFALIGRALEDVDGGVREAAIEALRGLHFPHAFNPLARIYRESNDARVQAVALESIGKIGTIEAGEMLLMVLRQEEGTLRDVARRALASFDNADVLPIMRQYFQLETNAEARQVLEDLLGRAAGGGRRRPVL, from the coding sequence ATGGCGCGATCCCGCCAAGGCCGTCGGCGTGCAGCAGCTGCCGATGGACCCGGGCCTGTACGCGGACGTGGATCCGGTCGACCTGTTTTCGAGCTTCGATCCGTCGCTCGTGTACGGGTTCCTGGAACACATGGTGGCGATGTCGCTGCACGTGTACACGTGCGTCGAGCTGATCGATCTCGACACGCTCAAGCTGCTCGGGTTGTTCCGCGACGATCGCGTCGCCGCCACCGAGTCGCTGGGCTCCGCGATCGACATCGTCGACCTGTTCAGCGCGCTGCAGTCGCCCGAGGCCGCCGACATCGCCAACTTCTCGCTCGACTTGTTGCCGTCGGTGCTCGAGACCAAGCGAGCATCCGGCGTGCAGACGTTTTCCGTGGACGGTTATGCGTCGATCGAGCGCCGCGGGCACGTCGATTCGCTCGTGCTCAGCGAACTCGCCTACCCGCGCGAAATCTTCGAGCAAAAGATCGTCGACCAGGAGCTGCTCTACTACGGACACGAGCAGCAGCGCGAGGAGGAGCGGTGGCTGCAATACATCCTGGTCGACTCGTCGGCGTCCATGCGCGGCCAGCGTCAGGTGTTCGCACGGGGCCTGGCGCTGGCGTTGGTCAAGAAGCTGACGTTGCAAGGCGACGAGATCTGGCTGCGATTCTTCGACTCGCGACTGCACGAGCCGGTCAAAGTGAGCCGCGGCGGTGTGTTCCCGGTGCCGTACGTGCTGGCGTTCCGGTCCGAGCGCGGCCGCAACTACGGCAAGGTGTTCCGCCAGCTGCTCATCGAGATCACGCGGCTCAAGCGCGACGCGCGCCGGCGCATCGTCGTGTACATCATCACACACGGCGAATGTCACGTCGCCGGCGACCTCATCGCCGCGCTCGGCCAGCACGCCTACTTGTATGGCATCATCATCCTGCCGTCGTCCGAGGTGTCGCTGGAGTTTCTGCCGCTGCTCGACCGATACCAGGTGGTCGACCGCGAGGCGTTGTCGTCTCGTGCGGAGCGCCGCGATCGGGCGCTGCACATCGTCGGCGACGCCGCGCACCAGCACCGACCGTAGACGACCCGATGGCGCGCGACAGCTTTGCATCGATCGAGACGACCGCCGCGCAGGCCGAGGCGCTGCTAGCGCAGGGACGCTACGCCGAGGCCGAGCGTTACTATCGCGACCTCGTCGCGCAGACACACGTCATCGATTACGAGTACGACGACTGGCTGCGCCGGCTCGCCGAAATTTACGCGCTGCTCGATCGCCATCGCGAGGCCGGGTACATTTACTTGTACCTGCACTATTTCGATATGGCGCGTGACGCGTTCAAGGGGGACGCGGGTACGGTGGCGCGCGCGCGCGTGCTCGAGGTCGAGAAGCGATGGGCGGACGCCGCCGCCGCGTACCAGGAGGCGCGGTTGCCGGTGCACGCGGCCGTCGCCTACGAGCGCGCCAAGCAGCCGAGGCAAGCAGCCGAGCAATGGCGCGCGTTGGCCGACGATCCGCGGCTGCGCGATCGCCCCTACGAGTTGGCGCTCGTTCACTTCAACCTCGGGATGGCGCTGGTCCGCATCGACGCCGGCTCGGCCGAGGGGCGCCGCGCTCTCATCGACAGCCAGCGGCGGCTCGAGCAGGTGGCGGAGGACTTCGAGCAGCGCGGCGAGCGCGAGCGCGCGTTCGACTGCTATCAGATTTTGCTGAAGCTCGGCAAGGACTCCGGATCGTTCGAGAACCTGGCGGAGGGGTACATCAACTGCATTCGCGTGCTCAAGGAGGACAACCTCAAGTTCTACGTGCTGCAGTACTACGAGGACTTCATCCGGCTGGCGCTGCAGCGCGGCGAGCTGCACGCCGCGGCGACCCTGTACCAGGAGGCGGCGGACTACGCGGTGCGCGCGGGATTGCCGTACGACCGGCACTACCTCGCCGAGGCGGCCGCCACGTGGGTCAAGTGCGCGGACAAGTCGATCGCGGACGACGCACCGGTGGAGTTCACCGAGAACGCGTTCGTCGCCGCGGTCGGCTGTTATTCGGCGATCGACGACTTCGTCGCCGTCCGCGACGTGTACGAGCGATTGGCGGAACTCCCGCTGCCGGACAAGAAGCGGGAGCGGTACCGGCGGATCGCGTCGCGCTACACGACGGCGCGGCAGAAGCGGCGCGACGCTCCCGAGTTCCCCGACTATCTCAAGCAACAACACGCCTACGCCGACATCTGGTTCGTCGACCTGCTCGAGTGGGAACTTGGCGGCGATCCGTTCCAGGTCGCGGCGTCGATCATCGGGGATCTGCGCTATCCGGACGGCATTCGCCGCCGCGCGCTCGTCGTCGTGCTCACGCTGGCCGACGCGGCGCTGCGCGACGAGACGACCGCGCCCGCGACCCTCGCGCACGTGGCGGAACTGCTCGGCGAACTGCAGTCGTACGCGGCGCTGTGCCCGCTCGAGCGGCTGTACGAGCACGAGGATCCCGCGGTGCGGCGCGCGGCGGTGCGCGCTCTGCGGTTCTTGTTCTTCAAGCGCAGCTTCGCGCTGATCGGCCGCGCGTTGGAGGACGTGGACGGGGGCGTGCGCGAGGCCGCGATCGAGGCGCTGCGCGGGCTGCACTTTCCGCATGCGTTCAACCCGCTGGCACGGATCTACCGGGAGTCGAACGACGCACGCGTGCAGGCGGTCGCGCTCGAGTCGATCGGCAAGATCGGTACGATCGAAGCGGGAGAGATGCTGCTCATGGTGCTGCGGCAGGAGGAGGGCACGCTGCGCGACGTCGCGCGGCGCGCGCTGGCGTCCTTCGACAACGCGGACGTACTGCCGATCATGCGGCAGTACTTCCAGCTCGAGACGAACGCGGAGGCGCGCCAGGTGCTCGAAGACCTGCTCGGCCGTGCGGCCGGCGGAGGCCGCCGCCGACCGGTGCTGTAG
- a CDS encoding response regulator: protein MSSPAQVLRVYIFDDVVAARGEEFRIPGVDVTVYPHADDAAAVTVQPRPQPDVVFMDFALGPGRKDGATAIREMRAAGYRGWIVAISSDPAANGEMRAAGADDALPKKAHLRSYLVHLGREFLVGRTPWGAGGAARGR, encoded by the coding sequence ATGTCTTCTCCGGCACAAGTCCTGCGGGTGTACATCTTCGACGACGTCGTCGCCGCGCGCGGCGAGGAGTTTCGCATTCCGGGCGTCGACGTCACCGTGTATCCGCACGCCGACGACGCGGCGGCCGTCACCGTGCAGCCTCGCCCGCAGCCGGATGTCGTGTTCATGGATTTTGCGCTCGGACCGGGGCGCAAGGACGGAGCCACCGCGATCCGGGAAATGCGGGCCGCCGGGTACCGCGGCTGGATCGTCGCGATCTCGAGCGATCCGGCGGCCAACGGCGAGATGCGGGCGGCCGGCGCCGACGACGCTCTGCCGAAAAAAGCGCACCTGCGATCGTACCTGGTCCACCTCGGCCGCGAGTTCCTCGTCGGCCGCACACCGTGGGGGGCCGGAGGCGCGGCCCGGGGCAGGTGA
- a CDS encoding adenine nucleotide alpha hydrolase, producing MAPKALVSWSSGKDSAYALLAARRSPSVEIVGLVTTVTARFGRVSMHGVREELLDRQADQLGLPCAKVAIPSPCSNDVYEAEMRRVLLAARAAGVTHVVFGDLFLRDIREYREAQLADVGMRAVFPLWGRDTSALAREMVEAGVRAVLTCVDPERLAPAFAGRTFDTGLLDDLPAAVDPCGENGEFHTFVTAGPMFRGAISVRGGEVVERDGFVFADLLPE from the coding sequence ATGGCGCCGAAGGCGCTCGTGTCGTGGAGTTCGGGCAAAGACAGCGCCTACGCGCTGCTGGCCGCCCGGCGCAGCCCGAGCGTGGAGATCGTCGGGCTCGTGACGACGGTCACCGCGCGTTTCGGCCGCGTGTCGATGCACGGTGTCCGCGAGGAGTTGCTCGATCGACAGGCCGACCAACTCGGGCTGCCGTGCGCGAAGGTCGCGATCCCGTCGCCGTGCTCGAACGACGTATACGAGGCCGAGATGCGCCGGGTGCTCCTCGCAGCCCGCGCCGCGGGCGTGACGCACGTCGTGTTTGGCGACCTGTTTTTGCGCGACATTCGCGAGTACCGCGAAGCGCAGCTCGCGGACGTCGGGATGCGGGCCGTCTTCCCCCTGTGGGGCCGCGACACATCGGCGCTGGCGCGCGAGATGGTCGAAGCCGGCGTCCGCGCCGTGCTCACGTGCGTCGACCCCGAGCGCCTCGCTCCAGCCTTCGCCGGCCGCACGTTCGACACCGGCCTGCTCGACGACCTGCCCGCGGCCGTCGACCCGTGCGGCGAAAACGGCGAGTTCCACACGTTCGTCACGGCCGGCCCGATGTTTCGCGGCGCGATCTCCGTCCGCGGCGGCGAGGTGGTCGAACGAGACGGCTTCGTGTTCGCGGACCTCCTCCCAGAGTAG
- a CDS encoding AAA family ATPase, with translation MASQPPSATTPINFAAYGARFQEVARVLNAHFLDKQEIIRLLMVSAIAGEHAVIVGPPGTAKSAIIRMFAELIDAAYFEYLLTRFTEPNELFGPVDIKEFREGRYTRRTERMLPEAEIVFLDEIFKSNSAILNSLLTIINERRFATGAEVRQVPLISLFAASNEVPNDENLAAMFDRFLLRVRSDNLDSYHFHELIAKGIANEIRRMGGRKVASEPIVSARDLHLIQRHFDRVMVFPEDFLAKYKGLIFQIRSEGITVSDRRVVKLLKLFAASAVFDGRDTVTDGDFFVLRHIWNNLDQAELLEEIVNPVVDAYYREHPDQRRFIGPQASLDDLLAELKLIRELLQAGTELSDIQLFSQLKNLNEIKAALSAIHNDTARRMIREVDQLLESVFSSSKFGG, from the coding sequence ATGGCCAGCCAACCCCCCAGCGCGACGACGCCGATCAACTTCGCCGCCTACGGTGCGCGATTTCAGGAGGTTGCGCGCGTGCTCAACGCGCACTTCCTCGACAAGCAAGAGATCATCCGCCTGCTGATGGTGTCGGCGATCGCGGGCGAGCACGCGGTCATCGTCGGTCCGCCCGGGACGGCGAAGTCGGCCATCATCCGGATGTTCGCGGAACTGATCGACGCCGCGTACTTCGAGTACCTGCTCACGCGCTTCACCGAGCCCAACGAGCTGTTCGGCCCGGTGGACATCAAAGAGTTCCGCGAGGGCCGCTACACCCGGCGAACGGAGCGGATGCTGCCCGAAGCCGAGATCGTGTTCCTCGACGAGATTTTCAAGTCGAACTCGGCCATCCTCAACTCGCTGCTCACGATCATCAACGAGCGCCGCTTCGCGACCGGGGCCGAGGTGCGCCAGGTGCCGCTGATCAGCTTGTTCGCGGCGTCGAACGAGGTGCCGAACGACGAGAACCTCGCGGCGATGTTCGACCGATTCTTGCTGCGCGTCCGGTCGGACAACCTCGACAGCTACCATTTCCACGAGCTGATCGCCAAGGGGATCGCCAACGAGATCCGCCGCATGGGGGGGCGCAAGGTGGCGAGCGAGCCGATCGTGAGCGCCCGCGATTTGCACCTCATCCAGCGCCACTTCGACCGGGTGATGGTCTTTCCCGAGGACTTCCTGGCCAAGTACAAGGGCCTGATCTTCCAGATCCGGTCCGAAGGGATCACGGTGTCCGACCGGCGCGTCGTGAAGCTCCTCAAGCTGTTCGCGGCGTCGGCCGTGTTCGACGGCCGCGACACGGTCACCGACGGCGACTTCTTCGTGTTGCGCCACATCTGGAACAACCTCGACCAGGCCGAACTGCTCGAGGAAATCGTCAACCCGGTGGTGGACGCCTACTATCGCGAGCATCCCGATCAGCGGCGGTTCATCGGGCCGCAGGCAAGCCTCGACGATTTGCTCGCGGAGCTCAAGCTCATCCGCGAGCTGCTGCAGGCCGGGACGGAACTGTCCGACATCCAGCTGTTTTCGCAACTCAAGAACCTCAACGAGATCAAGGCGGCGCTGTCCGCGATTCACAACGACACGGCACGGCGTATGATCCGAGAGGTCGACCAACTGCTCGAGAGCGTGTTTTCCTCGTCGAAGTTCGGCGGCTAA